In a genomic window of Columba livia isolate bColLiv1 breed racing homer chromosome 4, bColLiv1.pat.W.v2, whole genome shotgun sequence:
- the LAP3 gene encoding cytosol aminopeptidase: MLLAWVRGVAARRLCRDVPLACSCSAQRPSPRGYSRGAGGKGLVLGIYSSEKDEGAAQFTSAGDAFDRLVSGKLRELLSVCGPPLKKGKTRVFHGLHQDFPSVVVVGLGKKDAGVNDHENWNEDKENIRAAVAVGCRQIQDLEIPCVEVDPCGDAQAAAEGAVLGLHEYNELKQKKKPVITPQLHGSAEREAWQKGVTYAEGQNLARYLMEAPANYITPIKFAEHIEQKLRNFSTVKVHIRAESWIATQQMGAFLSVAKGSAEPPVFLEINYAGGANTNDSPLVFVGKGVTFDSGGISLKPSSGMDAMRADMGGAATVCSAIVTAAALNLPLNIIGLAPLCENMPSGKANKPGDVVRAKNGKTIQVDNTDAEGRLLLADALCYAHNFNPRAIVNAATLTGAMDVALGSAATGVFTNSPWLWSHLYEASIVTGDRVWRMPLFEHYTKQVTDCPLADLSNIGKYSRAGGACTAAAFLKEFVTAPHWAHLDIAGVMSNKDEVPYLRKGMAGRPTRTLVEFAARLSQDSRNTK, from the exons AtgctgctggcctgggtgcGGGGGGTCGCTGCGCGCCGCCTCTGCCGCGATGTCCCGCTGGCCTGCAGCTGCTCGGCGCAGCGGCCCTCGCCGCGGGGCTACagccgcggggcgggcgggaag GGTCTTGTTCTGGGAATCTACTCAAGTGAAAAAGATGAAGGTGCTGCCCAGTTCACTAGTGCAGGAGATGCTTTTGATAGACTCGTGTCTGGAAAGCTGAGAGAACTTCTGTCTGT ATGTGGGCCACCTTTGAAGAAAGGCAAAACGCGCGTATTCCATGGTTTGCATCAG GACTTTCCGAGTGTGGTTGTAGTTGGGTTGGGTAAGAAGGATGCTGGAGTAAATGACCACGAAAACTGGaatgaagacaaagaaaatattcgTGCAGCTGTAGCAG ttgGTTGTAGACAAATCCAAGACCTGGAGATCCCTTGTGTTGAAGTAGACCCCTGTGGAGATGCTCAAGCAGCTGCGGAAGGTGCTGTCCTCGGACTGCATGAATATAATGAGttgaagcaaaaaaagaaacctgtaaTTACTCCTCAGCTTCATGGAAG TGCGGAAAGAGAAGCCTGGCAAAAAGGTGTTACCTACGCTGAGGGTCAGAACCTCGCTCGGTACCTTATGGAGGCTCCAGCTAATTATATAACTCCAATCAAATTTGCTGAACATATCGAACAGAAGCTCAGGAATTTCAGCACTGTGAAGGTCCATATAAG AGCGGAGTCTTGGATAGCGACCCAACAGATGGGAGCGTTCCTGAGTGTAGCGAAGGGTTCGGCTGAACCTCCCGTCTTTTTGGAGATTAACTATGCAGGTGGTGCTAATACAAATGACTCCCCGCTGGTATTTGTAGGAAAAGGAGTGACATTTGACAG TGGGGGCatttcactgaagccatcatcTGGTATGGATGCGATGAGAGCAGATATGGGAGGGGCAGCGACTGTCTGTTCAGCCATtgtgacagcagcagctttaAATCTACCTCTTAACATAATTG gTTTGGCACCCCTCTGTGAAAATATGCCCAGTGGGAAAGCAAACAAGCCTGGGGATGTAGTTAGAGCCAAGAATGGAAAAACAATACAG GTAGATAACACAGATGCAGAAGGAAGACTGCTGTTAGCTGATGCTCTCTGTTATGCCCACAATTTTAATCCAAGGGCTATTGTGAATGCTGCAACATTAACAG GTGCCATGGATGTGGCATTGGGGTCCGCTGCGACTGGAGTGTTCACAAACTCCCCTTGGCTTTGGAGTCACCTTTATGAG gccaGCATTGTGACAGGAGACAGAGTTTGGCGAATGCCTCTTTTTGAACATTACACGAAACAAGTAACAGACTGTCCTCTTGCAGATCTGAGTAACATTGGCAAGTACAGCAG AGCTGGAGGAGCGTGCACAGCTGCTGCGTTCCTGAAGGAGTTTGTGACTGCCCCGCACTGGGCTCATTTGGATATAGCCGGTGTGATGTCGAATAAAGATGAGGTGCCGTATCTTCGCAAAGGCATGGCAGGGCGGCCTACAAGAACACTGGTAGAGTTTGCGGCTCGATTAAGTCAAGACAGTCGTAATaccaaataa
- the MED28 gene encoding mediator of RNA polymerase II transcription subunit 28, with amino-acid sequence MAGALSGMFGSQPPGPPPPGPPGGPGPAGLIPPPTGPRNPNNTLVDELEASFEACFASLVSQDYVNGTDQEEIRTGVDQCIQKFLDVARQTECFFLQKRLQLSVQKPEQVIKEDVSELRNELQRKEALIQKHLAKLRHWQQVLEDISVQHKKPAEMPQGPLVYLEQASATIPAPMKQT; translated from the exons ATGGCGGGGGCGCTGAGCGGAATGTTCGGCAGCCAGCCGcccgggccgccgccgccggggcctCCTggcgggcccggcccggccggccTTATCCCGCCTCCGACGGGGCCGCGCAATCCCAACAACACGCTGGTGGACGAGCTGGAGGCGTCCTTCGAG GCCTGCTTCGCCTCGCTGGTGAGCCAGGACTACGTGAACGGCACGGACCAGGAGGAGATCCGCACCG GTGTTGATCAGTGCATCCAGAAGTTTCTGGATGTTGCGAGACAAACtgaatgcttttttcttcaaaaaagacTGCAGTTATCAGTCCAGAAACCAGAGCAAGTAATTAAAGAG GATGTGTCAGAATTAAGAAATgaattgcagagaaaagaagCATTAATTCAGAAGCATTTGGCTAAACTGCGACACTGGCAACAGGTCCTGGAAGATATCAGCGTACAGCACAAAAAGCCTGCAGAAATGCCTCAAGGTCCATTAGTTTATCTAGAACAAGCATCTGCCACTATTCCTGCTCCAATGAAGCAAACATGA